A single region of the Xenopus laevis strain J_2021 chromosome 4L, Xenopus_laevis_v10.1, whole genome shotgun sequence genome encodes:
- the rbm6.L gene encoding RNA-binding protein 6 isoform X5, with translation MWENPRPAVPAFRGRPGEFFPPRGPHGFLPRLRGRGDRGHPPFPFRGTPRGPVPRFAGRGASPFGTFPEEEQRRNMEFCEGELGQNIPRREMPPMNYRPREMSDPDYMAHSGPDMDYREREAARLDQRDRGIPDVDYREGDHSAAMFRERFSPAAQHREREALEFRERLAVALEIREREAAAIEYEHRLAAMLERRERETAEILIRERKAAELLLRERDATELLLREREAAALELREREAALLAHREREVASMDYRERGIHGFYRDHVDKDLRARELDVFRFRESERSMDYRMRDKTEFDNRERMIVDYSESAALNYRDEKRENADYRDQKAPYLDYRDRGTLIVDYNNEETIGLGYRKQDTSAICTNEVSHTEPENSKIDQSKDKNVEPAHGDGEKLCIGYRERETNTSDLCQGESLGFRNTEQNIPGVDYQEKVDSDYREKETADSDYREKNADYRKRKQTDSDYRETRGTDADYRSKEIEDLDKKERKSSIAIKQMKSPSLDYIDPSDTVEKKNQSVCVDYRDSTAKQNRGIPFLCSTEYTESSESTSGMVGSAGEQIPGLDYFDNSDTDYRAKESEDSDYRDAKIKRQRVDTDYRERESSDADYRGKENDYKRLEIEGNKETKCASQIKSPSVPFVKQITPGTEAKKAGPVYADYRDTVSAAKLKCATGMPPPSVPVSTADHSDKVATHLDKASYPIPKTGGGSQQSSHPQAMDMDFRDTKTVEAKDKLKNGMAVGSKAESSVVLGSNDQDLRKKENIVQDSKGDVSDQSGYIQKEDEDLRDGETKAPADLLRHGSLLFDFLKLAAQELKGKQETEIAAGGNEKRAISPKQAGDLDSKAQDKDYRRSSLPEGSTRIIWLEGLPTGASREEILTTLNTVNKLPSHGVNLIGYIPGYSLGSVCVEFSLVEEAVGCMEACKGSLIFRGKKVTLKYIPNSEKWSCMQCKVVNVLSKERCWQCSALRSGSDHLSDRDLIKESKTASSGKLQRGRKRKSKQGATSNSPDKWKEKTPPSDKSPMAIRRQTKEGKLKAESESTTIIMKGISLSSRPDSVVKALQPYLQLSPSNVRIIKNRKHDHGGGTFGFIDLKSHKEAVRLIVLIRELKPPLTVDGKPVTVSLAVGQRRTDPLKNEQGKFHKANKKNLSAQAKRRQRRAMSHSVADYGADSDGPSYIYDAESGLYIDPLTNAHYDPTSQRINPKLEAETPRREEGWRDDRTSETRGPRRAHDRYHSPSPPRRKRSGDLRSLRSGSAEKESGPRPRRGFREEEDKPQTYEPFKKPLPPSMVKKEPPAPEGHEYYEPKVNPLIGLIGEYGDDSEEEEDEQLPPSRKKTPPRPPPSLPPPVPPSRPLAAPPSRPLAAPPSRPLAAPPSRPPGSSPIASPGSSPIAAPGSSPIAAPGSSPIAAPGSSPQHLSKQCTREAYRLEKNGLLTLPQAVPQQGGPNQASAAFRPPQAKSGNSPEDQKV, from the exons ATGTGGGAAAACCCTCGCCCGGCAGTCCCTGCCTTTCG GGGACGCCCAGGAGAATTCTTTCCTCCCAGAGGTCCTCATGGTTTCCTTCCAAGATTACGAGGCCGTGGTGACAGAGGTCATCCCCCTTTTCCCTTTCGGGGTACGCCAAGAGGTCCAGTACCTCGATTTGCTGGTAGAGGTGCTAGCCCTTTTGGGACCTTTCCTGAAGAAGAGCAAAGGAGGAATATGGAGTTTTGTGAAGGAGAACTTGGTCAAAACATCCCAAGGAGAGAGATGCCTCCAATGAATTATAGGCCACGAGAAATGTCTGATCCTGACTACATGGCCCATTCAGGACCTGATATGGACTACAGAGAGCGAGAAGCTGCTCGTTTAGATCAGAGGGATCGCGGTATCCCTGATGTGGATTATAGAGAGGGCGATCATTCGGCAGCCATGTTCAGAGAAAGATTTTCTCCAGCTGCACAGCACAGGGAACGAGAAGCTTTAGAATTTAGAGAGAGATTAGCTGTTGCGTTGGAGatcagagagagagaagcagctGCTATAGAGTATGAACATAGATTGGCTGCAATGTTAGAACGCAGAGAAAGAGAGACTGCAGAAATTTTAATAAGAGAAAGAAAGGCAGCAGAATTATTACTTAGAGAGAGAGATGCAACTGAATTACTGCTGAGGGAAAGAGAGGCTGCAGCTTTAGAGCTCCGTGAAAGAGAGGCTGCTTTATTGGCTCACAGAGAGCGAGAAGTAGCATCGATGGACTATAGAGAGAGGGGCATCCATGGTTTTTATAGAGATCATGTAGACAAGGACTTAAGAGCAAGAGAATTGGATGTATTTAGATTCAGAGAGTCTGAAAGAAGCATGGATTACAGAATGAGAGACAAAACTGAGTTTGATAACAGGGAAAGAATGATTGTAGATTACTCAGAAAGTGCTGCTTTAAACTACAGagatgaaaaaagagaaaatgcagaTTATAGGGATCAAAAGGCTCCATATCTTGACTATCGAGATAGAGGTACACTTATAGTAGACTATAACAATGAGGAGACTATTGGCCTAGGATATAGGAAGCAGGATACTTCTGCAATATGTACCAATGAGGTAAGCCACACAGAACCCGAAAATTCAAAAATAGATCAAAGTAAAGATAAAAATGTAGAACCAGCACACGGAGATGGTGAAAAATTGTGCATAGGTTACAGAGAAAGGGAGACTAACACTTCAGATTTATGTCAGGGTGAGAGTTTAGGATTCAGAAATACAGAGCAAAACATTCCAGGTGTAGATTACCAGGAAAAGGTTGACTCTGATTATCGTGAGAAAGAAACTGCTGACTCTGATTATcgtgaaaaaaatgcagattacaGAAAGAGAAAACAAACCGATTCTGATTATCGAGAAACAAGGGGAACCGATGCAGATTATCGTAGCAAAGAAATTGAGGATTtagataaaaaggaaagaaagtcTTCTATAGCCATCAAACAGATGAAGTCTCCATCTTTAGATTATATTGATCCTTCTGAtactgtagagaaaaaaaatcaatctgtGTGTGTTGATTATAGAGATTCCACTGCAAAACAAAATCGGGGAATACCTTTCCTGTGTTCCACAGAATACACTGAAAGCAGTGAGAGTACTTCAGGGATGGTAGGAAGTGCTGGAGAGCAAATTCCAGGTCTAGACTATTTTGATAATTCAGACACAGATTACCGGGCAAAAGAGAGTGAAGACTCAGACTATCGAGATGCAAAGATTAAGCGGCAACGTGTTGACACAGATTACCGAGAAAGAGAAAGTTCAGATGCAGATTATCGGGGTAAAGAAAATGACTACAAACGGTTAGAAATTGAAGGAAATAAGGAGACTAAATGTGCGAGCCAAATAAAGTCTCCATCTGTACCATTTGTCAAGCAGATAACTCCTGGTACAGAGGCAAAGAAGGCTGGACCTGTGTATGCAGATTACAGAGACACCGTGTCTGCtgcaaaattaaaatgtgcaaCAGGCATGCCCCCCCCTTCAGTCCCTGTAAGTACAGCTGATCATTCTGACAAAGTTGCTACACACTTGGATAAAGCTTCTTACCCCATTCCAAAAACTGGAGGCGGATCTCAGCAGTCAAGCCACCCTCAGGCAATGGATATGGATTTTCGGGACACTAAAACTGTGGAGGCTaaggacaaattaaaaaatggcaTGGCTGTCGGCTCCAAGGCTGAATCTTCTGTTGTGCTAGGTTCTAATGACCAGGATTTAcgcaaaaaagaaaacattgttcaGGACTCAAAAGGCGATGTCTCTGACCAAAGTGGCTATATACAAAAGGAGGATGAGGATCTCCGCGATGGAGAGACTAAAGCCCCTGCGGACCTCTTAAGACATGGCTCTCTCCTTTTTGACTTTCTGAAGCTGGCTGCTCAGGAACTGAAAGGGAAGCAGGAAACTGAAATAGCAGCTGGAGGAAATGAAAAAAGGGCCATATCCCCAAAGCAGGCAGGAGACTTGGATAGCAAAGCTCAG GATAAAGATTACAGAAGATCTTCACTTCCTGAAGGATCCACCAGGATTATATGGCTGGAGGGTTTGCCAACAGGCGCATCTAGAGAAGAG ATCCTGACTACTCTAAACACTGTGAATAAGCTGCCATCACATGGGGTGAATCTCATAGGCTATATTCCAG GTTACAGCCTCGGCTCTGTCTGCGTGGAGTTTTCCCTCGTGGAAGAGGCCGTCGGATGCATGGAAGCCTGCAAG GGTTCTCTTATCTTTAGGGGCAAGAAAGTCACACTAAAGTACATTCCAAACTCTGAAAAGTGGAGCTGCATGCAG tgcAAAGTGGTTAATGTTTTATCAAAAGAGAGGTGCTGGCAATGCAGTGCTCTTAGGTCTG GCTCAGACCATCTCTCTGATAGAGACTTGATTAAGGAATCAAAAACTGCATCTTCTGGTAAGTTACAGAGGGGCAGGAAACGCAAGTCCAAGCAGGGTGCTACATCAAACAGTCCAGACAAGTGGAAGGAAAAGACCCCTCCAAGCGATAAAAGTCCCATGGCCATTAGAAGACAAACCAAGGAAGGAAAACTAAAAGCAGAATCCGAGAGCACAA CTATCATTATGAAGGGGATATCCCTAAGCAGCCGTCCTGATAGTGTGGTGAAGGCACTTCAGCCTTACCTGCAACTGTCGCCTAGTAATGTGCGAATAATCAAAAACCGGAAGCATGATCACGGAGGTGGAACATTTGGCTTCATAGATCTCAAAAGCCACAAG GAAGCAGTGCGCCTGATTGTTCTAATCCGTGAGCTGAAACCTCCTCTCACAGTGGATGGCAAGCCAGTCACTGTTAGTCTAGCAGTTGGACAGAGGAG GACAGATCCTTTAAAGAATGAGCAGGGAAAATTCCATAAAGCCAATAAAAAGAACCTTTCTGCACAG GCTAAGAGACGCCAGCGCAGAGCCATGTCTCATTCTGTAGCTGATTACGGAG CTGATAGTGATGGACCAAGCTATATATATGATGCAGAATCAGGCCTCTACATTGACCCATTGACAAATGCACATTATGACCCCACATCACAG AGAATTAATCCAAAGTTAGAAGCTGAAACTCCTCGCAGGGAAGAGGGATGGAGAGATGACAGGACATCTGAGACCAGAGGACCCAGAAGAGCACATGATAGATACCACAGCCCTTCCCCACCAAGG CGAAAGAGATCAGGAGATCTGAGATCTCTGAGATCAGGTAGTGCAGAAAAGGAAAGTGGGCCCCGACCTCGAAGAGGCTTCAGAGAAGAAGAG GACAAACCCCAAACTTATGAACCTTTTAAGAAGCCGCTACCTCCCTCCATGGTGAAGAAGGAACCTCCTGCTCCTGAG GGACACGAGTACTATGAG CCAAAAGTAAACCCTTTGATTGGGCTAATTGGTGAATACGGTGATGACAgtgaagaggaagaagatgagCAGTTACCTCCCTCAAGGAAAAAGACGCCTCCCAGACCACCTCCATCATTGCCTCCACCAGTGCCCCCATCGCGTCCCCTGGCAGCTCCCCCATCGCGTCCCCTGGCAGCTCCCCCATCGCGTCCCCTGGCAGCTCCCCCATCGCGTCCCCCTGGCAGCTCCCCCATCGCGTCCCCTGGCAGCTCCCCCATCGCGGCCCCTGGCAGCTCCCCCATCGCGGCCCCTGGCAGCTCCCCCATCGCGGCCCCTGGCAGCTCCCCCCAGCACCTCAGTAAACAGTGTACAAGAGAAGCTTACAG
- the rbm6.L gene encoding RNA-binding protein 6 isoform X1 codes for MWENPRPAVPAFRGRPGEFFPPRGPHGFLPRLRGRGDRGHPPFPFRGTPRGPVPRFAGRGASPFGTFPEEEQRRNMEFCEGELGQNIPRREMPPMNYRPREMSDPDYMAHSGPDMDYREREAARLDQRDRGIPDVDYREGDHSAAMFRERFSPAAQHREREALEFRERLAVALEIREREAAAIEYEHRLAAMLERRERETAEILIRERKAAELLLRERDATELLLREREAAALELREREAALLAHREREVASMDYRERGIHGFYRDHVDKDLRARELDVFRFRESERSMDYRMRDKTEFDNRERMIVDYSESAALNYRDEKRENADYRDQKAPYLDYRDRGTLIVDYNNEETIGLGYRKQDTSAICTNEVSHTEPENSKIDQSKDKNVEPAHGDGEKLCIGYRERETNTSDLCQGESLGFRNTEQNIPGVDYQEKVDSDYREKETADSDYREKNADYRKRKQTDSDYRETRGTDADYRSKEIEDLDKKERKSSIAIKQMKSPSLDYIDPSDTVEKKNQSVCVDYRDSTAKQNRGIPFLCSTEYTESSESTSGMVGSAGEQIPGLDYFDNSDTDYRAKESEDSDYRDAKIKRQRVDTDYRERESSDADYRGKENDYKRLEIEGNKETKCASQIKSPSVPFVKQITPGTEAKKAGPVYADYRDTVSAAKLKCATGMPPPSVPVSTADHSDKVATHLDKASYPIPKTGGGSQQSSHPQAMDMDFRDTKTVEAKDKLKNGMAVGSKAESSVVLGSNDQDLRKKENIVQDSKGDVSDQSGYIQKEDEDLRDGETKAPADLLRHGSLLFDFLKLAAQELKGKQETEIAAGGNEKRAISPKQAGDLDSKAQVIQGTAPRKVTTIPNNQAAMEFLGREDTDYRNMEYKDTDLRAGYSYEKRSLEDLQQGSKDKDYRRSSLPEGSTRIIWLEGLPTGASREEILTTLNTVNKLPSHGVNLIGYIPGYSLGSVCVEFSLVEEAVGCMEACKGSLIFRGKKVTLKYIPNSEKWSCMQCKVVNVLSKERCWQCSALRSGSDHLSDRDLIKESKTASSGKLQRGRKRKSKQGATSNSPDKWKEKTPPSDKSPMAIRRQTKEGKLKAESESTTIIMKGISLSSRPDSVVKALQPYLQLSPSNVRIIKNRKHDHGGGTFGFIDLKSHKEAVRLIVLIRELKPPLTVDGKPVTVSLAVGQRRTDPLKNEQGKFHKANKKNLSAQAKRRQRRAMSHSVADYGADSDGPSYIYDAESGLYIDPLTNAHYDPTSQRINPKLEAETPRREEGWRDDRTSETRGPRRAHDRYHSPSPPRRKRSGDLRSLRSGSAEKESGPRPRRGFREEEDKPQTYEPFKKPLPPSMVKKEPPAPEGHEYYEPKVNPLIGLIGEYGDDSEEEEDEQLPPSRKKTPPRPPPSLPPPVPPSRPLAAPPSRPLAAPPSRPLAAPPSRPPGSSPIASPGSSPIAAPGSSPIAAPGSSPIAAPGSSPQHLSKQCTREAYRLEKNGLLTLPQAVPQQGGPNQASAAFRPPQAKSGNSPEDQKV; via the exons ATGTGGGAAAACCCTCGCCCGGCAGTCCCTGCCTTTCG GGGACGCCCAGGAGAATTCTTTCCTCCCAGAGGTCCTCATGGTTTCCTTCCAAGATTACGAGGCCGTGGTGACAGAGGTCATCCCCCTTTTCCCTTTCGGGGTACGCCAAGAGGTCCAGTACCTCGATTTGCTGGTAGAGGTGCTAGCCCTTTTGGGACCTTTCCTGAAGAAGAGCAAAGGAGGAATATGGAGTTTTGTGAAGGAGAACTTGGTCAAAACATCCCAAGGAGAGAGATGCCTCCAATGAATTATAGGCCACGAGAAATGTCTGATCCTGACTACATGGCCCATTCAGGACCTGATATGGACTACAGAGAGCGAGAAGCTGCTCGTTTAGATCAGAGGGATCGCGGTATCCCTGATGTGGATTATAGAGAGGGCGATCATTCGGCAGCCATGTTCAGAGAAAGATTTTCTCCAGCTGCACAGCACAGGGAACGAGAAGCTTTAGAATTTAGAGAGAGATTAGCTGTTGCGTTGGAGatcagagagagagaagcagctGCTATAGAGTATGAACATAGATTGGCTGCAATGTTAGAACGCAGAGAAAGAGAGACTGCAGAAATTTTAATAAGAGAAAGAAAGGCAGCAGAATTATTACTTAGAGAGAGAGATGCAACTGAATTACTGCTGAGGGAAAGAGAGGCTGCAGCTTTAGAGCTCCGTGAAAGAGAGGCTGCTTTATTGGCTCACAGAGAGCGAGAAGTAGCATCGATGGACTATAGAGAGAGGGGCATCCATGGTTTTTATAGAGATCATGTAGACAAGGACTTAAGAGCAAGAGAATTGGATGTATTTAGATTCAGAGAGTCTGAAAGAAGCATGGATTACAGAATGAGAGACAAAACTGAGTTTGATAACAGGGAAAGAATGATTGTAGATTACTCAGAAAGTGCTGCTTTAAACTACAGagatgaaaaaagagaaaatgcagaTTATAGGGATCAAAAGGCTCCATATCTTGACTATCGAGATAGAGGTACACTTATAGTAGACTATAACAATGAGGAGACTATTGGCCTAGGATATAGGAAGCAGGATACTTCTGCAATATGTACCAATGAGGTAAGCCACACAGAACCCGAAAATTCAAAAATAGATCAAAGTAAAGATAAAAATGTAGAACCAGCACACGGAGATGGTGAAAAATTGTGCATAGGTTACAGAGAAAGGGAGACTAACACTTCAGATTTATGTCAGGGTGAGAGTTTAGGATTCAGAAATACAGAGCAAAACATTCCAGGTGTAGATTACCAGGAAAAGGTTGACTCTGATTATCGTGAGAAAGAAACTGCTGACTCTGATTATcgtgaaaaaaatgcagattacaGAAAGAGAAAACAAACCGATTCTGATTATCGAGAAACAAGGGGAACCGATGCAGATTATCGTAGCAAAGAAATTGAGGATTtagataaaaaggaaagaaagtcTTCTATAGCCATCAAACAGATGAAGTCTCCATCTTTAGATTATATTGATCCTTCTGAtactgtagagaaaaaaaatcaatctgtGTGTGTTGATTATAGAGATTCCACTGCAAAACAAAATCGGGGAATACCTTTCCTGTGTTCCACAGAATACACTGAAAGCAGTGAGAGTACTTCAGGGATGGTAGGAAGTGCTGGAGAGCAAATTCCAGGTCTAGACTATTTTGATAATTCAGACACAGATTACCGGGCAAAAGAGAGTGAAGACTCAGACTATCGAGATGCAAAGATTAAGCGGCAACGTGTTGACACAGATTACCGAGAAAGAGAAAGTTCAGATGCAGATTATCGGGGTAAAGAAAATGACTACAAACGGTTAGAAATTGAAGGAAATAAGGAGACTAAATGTGCGAGCCAAATAAAGTCTCCATCTGTACCATTTGTCAAGCAGATAACTCCTGGTACAGAGGCAAAGAAGGCTGGACCTGTGTATGCAGATTACAGAGACACCGTGTCTGCtgcaaaattaaaatgtgcaaCAGGCATGCCCCCCCCTTCAGTCCCTGTAAGTACAGCTGATCATTCTGACAAAGTTGCTACACACTTGGATAAAGCTTCTTACCCCATTCCAAAAACTGGAGGCGGATCTCAGCAGTCAAGCCACCCTCAGGCAATGGATATGGATTTTCGGGACACTAAAACTGTGGAGGCTaaggacaaattaaaaaatggcaTGGCTGTCGGCTCCAAGGCTGAATCTTCTGTTGTGCTAGGTTCTAATGACCAGGATTTAcgcaaaaaagaaaacattgttcaGGACTCAAAAGGCGATGTCTCTGACCAAAGTGGCTATATACAAAAGGAGGATGAGGATCTCCGCGATGGAGAGACTAAAGCCCCTGCGGACCTCTTAAGACATGGCTCTCTCCTTTTTGACTTTCTGAAGCTGGCTGCTCAGGAACTGAAAGGGAAGCAGGAAACTGAAATAGCAGCTGGAGGAAATGAAAAAAGGGCCATATCCCCAAAGCAGGCAGGAGACTTGGATAGCAAAGCTCAGGTAATTCAAGGTACAGCACCCAGAAAAGTTACCACGATACCAAACAACCAGGCTGCAATGGAATTTTTAGGAAGGGAAGACACTGATTATAGGAATATGGAGTACAAGGATACTGACCTGAGAGCTGGGTACAGCTATGAAAAGCGGTCCCTAGAAGACCTTCAGCAAGGAAGTAAG GATAAAGATTACAGAAGATCTTCACTTCCTGAAGGATCCACCAGGATTATATGGCTGGAGGGTTTGCCAACAGGCGCATCTAGAGAAGAG ATCCTGACTACTCTAAACACTGTGAATAAGCTGCCATCACATGGGGTGAATCTCATAGGCTATATTCCAG GTTACAGCCTCGGCTCTGTCTGCGTGGAGTTTTCCCTCGTGGAAGAGGCCGTCGGATGCATGGAAGCCTGCAAG GGTTCTCTTATCTTTAGGGGCAAGAAAGTCACACTAAAGTACATTCCAAACTCTGAAAAGTGGAGCTGCATGCAG tgcAAAGTGGTTAATGTTTTATCAAAAGAGAGGTGCTGGCAATGCAGTGCTCTTAGGTCTG GCTCAGACCATCTCTCTGATAGAGACTTGATTAAGGAATCAAAAACTGCATCTTCTGGTAAGTTACAGAGGGGCAGGAAACGCAAGTCCAAGCAGGGTGCTACATCAAACAGTCCAGACAAGTGGAAGGAAAAGACCCCTCCAAGCGATAAAAGTCCCATGGCCATTAGAAGACAAACCAAGGAAGGAAAACTAAAAGCAGAATCCGAGAGCACAA CTATCATTATGAAGGGGATATCCCTAAGCAGCCGTCCTGATAGTGTGGTGAAGGCACTTCAGCCTTACCTGCAACTGTCGCCTAGTAATGTGCGAATAATCAAAAACCGGAAGCATGATCACGGAGGTGGAACATTTGGCTTCATAGATCTCAAAAGCCACAAG GAAGCAGTGCGCCTGATTGTTCTAATCCGTGAGCTGAAACCTCCTCTCACAGTGGATGGCAAGCCAGTCACTGTTAGTCTAGCAGTTGGACAGAGGAG GACAGATCCTTTAAAGAATGAGCAGGGAAAATTCCATAAAGCCAATAAAAAGAACCTTTCTGCACAG GCTAAGAGACGCCAGCGCAGAGCCATGTCTCATTCTGTAGCTGATTACGGAG CTGATAGTGATGGACCAAGCTATATATATGATGCAGAATCAGGCCTCTACATTGACCCATTGACAAATGCACATTATGACCCCACATCACAG AGAATTAATCCAAAGTTAGAAGCTGAAACTCCTCGCAGGGAAGAGGGATGGAGAGATGACAGGACATCTGAGACCAGAGGACCCAGAAGAGCACATGATAGATACCACAGCCCTTCCCCACCAAGG CGAAAGAGATCAGGAGATCTGAGATCTCTGAGATCAGGTAGTGCAGAAAAGGAAAGTGGGCCCCGACCTCGAAGAGGCTTCAGAGAAGAAGAG GACAAACCCCAAACTTATGAACCTTTTAAGAAGCCGCTACCTCCCTCCATGGTGAAGAAGGAACCTCCTGCTCCTGAG GGACACGAGTACTATGAG CCAAAAGTAAACCCTTTGATTGGGCTAATTGGTGAATACGGTGATGACAgtgaagaggaagaagatgagCAGTTACCTCCCTCAAGGAAAAAGACGCCTCCCAGACCACCTCCATCATTGCCTCCACCAGTGCCCCCATCGCGTCCCCTGGCAGCTCCCCCATCGCGTCCCCTGGCAGCTCCCCCATCGCGTCCCCTGGCAGCTCCCCCATCGCGTCCCCCTGGCAGCTCCCCCATCGCGTCCCCTGGCAGCTCCCCCATCGCGGCCCCTGGCAGCTCCCCCATCGCGGCCCCTGGCAGCTCCCCCATCGCGGCCCCTGGCAGCTCCCCCCAGCACCTCAGTAAACAGTGTACAAGAGAAGCTTACAG